From a single Sporolituus thermophilus DSM 23256 genomic region:
- a CDS encoding peptidase MA family metallohydrolase, with product MRTILFHDKVTALIALGLVVALLALVPAQLPRMWLYPLARQLAAAKIAYQTRDMAVYETPHFIIKYTAADADTVAMLATAAEAAYGPVTQALRYEPAEKTLLLVYPDRQQLNQAFGWSGDQSAMGVYWGGVIRILSPHVWLKAGESTKEFIHKGPMVHEFTHLVFDHMTSGNYTRWFTEGLAQYMEYRANGYEWLTPRNKLTGKLYTMAELDENFDNLPEQSLAYREALAAVRYIAEVHGEDKLMAIIADLQKGRSTEAAITGALGMDYQAFEQAWQRWAVTNMKNYDEK from the coding sequence ATGCGTACCATTTTATTTCACGATAAGGTGACAGCCCTCATCGCTCTCGGCCTGGTGGTAGCGCTGCTGGCCCTCGTTCCGGCGCAGCTCCCCCGCATGTGGCTATATCCGCTGGCGCGCCAGTTAGCTGCGGCCAAAATCGCTTACCAGACGCGCGACATGGCCGTTTATGAGACGCCGCACTTTATTATCAAATATACTGCGGCTGACGCCGATACGGTAGCGATGCTTGCTACCGCCGCCGAAGCCGCTTACGGACCTGTCACCCAGGCCCTCAGGTATGAGCCGGCCGAAAAAACCCTGCTGCTGGTTTATCCTGACCGCCAGCAGCTTAACCAGGCGTTTGGCTGGTCCGGCGACCAAAGCGCCATGGGAGTATATTGGGGAGGCGTTATCCGGATTTTATCGCCCCATGTATGGCTGAAAGCCGGCGAGTCCACTAAGGAGTTCATCCATAAGGGGCCGATGGTCCATGAATTCACGCACTTGGTCTTTGACCATATGACGAGCGGTAACTATACCCGCTGGTTTACCGAAGGGCTAGCCCAGTATATGGAATATCGCGCAAACGGTTATGAGTGGCTTACACCGCGCAACAAGCTGACCGGTAAGCTTTATACGATGGCCGAACTGGACGAGAACTTCGACAACCTGCCCGAACAATCGCTCGCTTACCGCGAAGCGCTGGCCGCGGTCCGTTATATTGCCGAAGTGCATGGCGAGGACAAACTGATGGCGATTATTGCCGACCTGCAAAAGGGGCGCAGTACCGAGGCCGCCATCACCGGCGCCCTGGGCATGGATTACCAGGCGTTTGAGCAAGCCTGGCAGCGGTGGGCTGTCACCAATATGAAAAATTATGACGAAAAATAA
- the deoC gene encoding deoxyribose-phosphate aldolase has translation MNLASYIDHTLLKPEATVDDILRLCAEAAEHNFAAVCVNPCYVSLAAHRLAGSGVKVATVVGFPLGATLTAVKAVETQAAVEHKADEIDMVMNIGAAKAGQWTAVADDIRTVVRAAEGRVVKVIIEAALLTDEEKERACLAILEAGAQFVKTSTGFGPGGATEADVRLLARVAGGKLGIKAAGGIRTREQALPLIAAGATRIGTSAGVNLVK, from the coding sequence ATTAACTTAGCGTCCTACATTGATCACACCCTGCTCAAGCCGGAAGCGACGGTAGACGACATCCTCCGCCTGTGTGCTGAAGCGGCCGAGCATAATTTTGCGGCGGTCTGCGTCAACCCTTGTTATGTGAGCCTGGCGGCGCACCGCTTGGCCGGTAGCGGCGTAAAAGTGGCGACTGTGGTCGGCTTTCCGCTCGGGGCGACGCTTACGGCGGTCAAAGCTGTTGAAACCCAGGCGGCGGTGGAGCATAAAGCCGATGAAATTGACATGGTTATGAATATTGGCGCGGCTAAAGCCGGTCAATGGACGGCGGTGGCCGACGATATCCGGACGGTCGTCCGTGCCGCCGAAGGACGGGTTGTGAAGGTCATTATTGAGGCGGCTCTACTCACCGATGAGGAGAAGGAGCGAGCCTGTCTGGCCATCCTGGAAGCGGGCGCGCAATTTGTCAAGACGTCCACCGGTTTTGGACCAGGCGGGGCGACCGAAGCGGATGTCCGGTTGCTGGCCAGGGTAGCAGGCGGTAAGCTTGGCATCAAGGCCGCGGGCGGCATCCGGACGCGCGAGCAGGCGCTCCCGTTGATTGCGGCCGGTGCAACCCGCATCGGCACCAGCGCCGGCGTTAACTTAGTCAAGTAG
- a CDS encoding RCKP-type rubredoxin-like domain-containing protein, with amino-acid sequence MAVWKCTVCGATKEGRCRPGKCPECGAPKDKFEKQE; translated from the coding sequence ATGGCAGTCTGGAAATGCACGGTGTGCGGTGCTACCAAGGAAGGCCGTTGCCGTCCCGGCAAATGTCCCGAGTGCGGCGCTCCGAAAGACAAGTTTGAAAAACAGGAATAA